A genome region from Salinigranum halophilum includes the following:
- a CDS encoding tyrosine-type recombinase/integrase encodes MDFDAQVARILEHIDHSPEIHEANKELIRQFHRDLLLRGISAARRQKLTSHLKIIARHLGQSRFDEVDREDIVELVEWIHSRGSAPSTVSDYKQVLKQFYRWNNGGEEPDETKWIRRGPTPRGQTLPQKLFSPTDVSQLIDACCNDRDRAFIALLWETGARIGELIDLRVGDIEADDSGTHVVVIGKTGARRLPLVESRPYLEQWVQTHPSPTSNSPPLVQTRAGDTRRTARLQLHSIATPRAGSRARRVRQAGEPTPFQTQSGDPPCELAHRSPTL; translated from the coding sequence ATGGACTTCGACGCACAGGTGGCACGGATCCTAGAACACATCGACCACTCACCGGAGATCCACGAAGCAAACAAGGAGCTCATTCGGCAGTTCCATCGCGATCTCCTACTCCGCGGGATCAGCGCGGCGCGACGGCAGAAGCTCACGTCGCACCTGAAGATCATTGCACGACACCTAGGGCAAAGCCGCTTCGACGAAGTAGACCGCGAGGATATCGTCGAGTTGGTCGAATGGATTCACAGTCGTGGGTCCGCGCCGTCGACCGTGTCCGACTACAAACAGGTTCTCAAGCAGTTCTACAGATGGAACAACGGCGGGGAAGAGCCAGACGAAACGAAGTGGATCCGGCGAGGGCCCACGCCTCGCGGGCAAACGCTTCCTCAGAAGTTGTTCTCTCCAACTGATGTCTCACAGCTGATTGACGCCTGCTGTAACGACCGAGACCGCGCGTTCATCGCGCTCCTTTGGGAGACCGGTGCCCGGATTGGCGAACTCATCGACCTACGCGTCGGCGATATCGAAGCCGATGACTCGGGGACACACGTCGTCGTGATAGGGAAGACCGGTGCTCGACGGCTCCCACTCGTCGAATCGCGCCCGTATCTCGAACAGTGGGTACAGACGCATCCATCCCCGACGTCGAACTCCCCCCCTCTGGTGCAAACTCGAGCAGGGGACACCAGACGAACAGCTCGGCTACAACTACATTCGATTGCGACTCCTCGAGCGGGTTCGAGAGCGCGCCGGGTTCGACAAGCCGGTGAACCCACACCATTTCAGACACAGTCGGGCGACCCACCTTGCGAACTGGCTCACAGAAGCCCAACTCTGTGA
- a CDS encoding RecQ family ATP-dependent DNA helicase, producing the protein MTKAEAEKILRESLGSDATFRQHQWEAIDSLVNSSGRLLLVQRTGWGKSTVYFTTTRLLREQGAGPTLIISPLLALMRNQVIDAEEQLGLDAATIHSNNTDDWGAIQESVVDGDCDLLLISPERLANEQFQDEVFEQIADELGLLVVDEAHCISSWGHDFRPDYRRISDVLEKLPNDLPVAATTATANDRVIDDVTSQLPKLEPLRGDLVRESLHIQTIQMTSRAERLAWLTEVLADTPIAGIIYCLTTDETENVAGWLAEHGHDVLPYHGGMDGDVRQEREAKLMNNEVEALVATNALGMGFNKPDLGWVIHFQRPPNLIRYYQEIGRAGRALDESYAVVLSGPDDDDIAEYFIEKAFPNPTHFENILETITESDEPLYKYEILRDVDVSWGTTTSCLNILEVEGAIEKVEDGFVRTADDWSYDHERVESVTRNRWKELERMQQFVTTDSCLTKFIDDELDGNLDKPCGRCANCMGDFLPSSVSTQALVEEAKGYYRSDGWQQIPPRKYMHHRSGGRSKIPANQLLEPGRSLSVYKDPGWGTKVYADKRDGSRYRKELVEASVEFIEEWEPEPEPRWVTAVPSIRQPGLVVEFAKRLAASLGLPFVETMNCTGNPAPQAELANSYQQCWNVSGAYETTGSIRNTPLLLVDDIVGSRWTLTEVGTALRKAGSGNVVPFTLAERRAW; encoded by the coding sequence GTGACGAAGGCGGAGGCAGAGAAAATCTTGCGGGAGAGCCTCGGCTCTGATGCGACCTTCCGCCAGCACCAGTGGGAGGCAATCGATTCGCTGGTCAACAGCTCAGGTCGATTGCTGCTGGTTCAGCGGACGGGGTGGGGCAAGAGCACTGTGTACTTCACCACGACTCGACTGCTCAGAGAGCAGGGTGCAGGCCCAACACTCATTATCAGCCCACTGCTCGCCTTGATGCGGAACCAGGTCATCGACGCCGAAGAACAGCTCGGCCTCGATGCGGCCACGATCCATTCGAACAACACAGACGACTGGGGTGCGATTCAGGAATCCGTCGTCGACGGCGATTGTGACCTCTTGCTCATCTCTCCGGAACGCCTCGCCAATGAACAGTTCCAAGACGAGGTGTTCGAGCAAATCGCTGACGAACTTGGGCTGTTAGTTGTCGACGAAGCCCACTGCATCTCCAGTTGGGGGCACGACTTCCGCCCGGACTATCGACGAATCAGTGATGTACTCGAGAAGCTTCCGAACGATCTCCCCGTCGCGGCGACGACCGCGACGGCGAACGATCGAGTCATCGACGACGTGACCTCCCAGCTCCCGAAGCTTGAACCACTTCGTGGCGATCTGGTCCGCGAATCGCTGCACATTCAGACGATACAGATGACTTCCCGAGCGGAGCGGCTAGCTTGGCTGACCGAGGTCTTAGCAGATACTCCGATTGCCGGCATCATCTACTGTCTCACGACGGACGAGACCGAAAACGTCGCTGGCTGGCTCGCCGAGCACGGCCACGATGTACTCCCGTACCATGGCGGGATGGACGGCGATGTTCGCCAGGAGCGAGAAGCGAAGCTGATGAACAACGAAGTAGAGGCGTTGGTAGCCACGAACGCTCTCGGGATGGGGTTCAACAAGCCTGATTTGGGCTGGGTCATCCACTTCCAACGGCCACCGAATCTCATCCGCTATTACCAAGAGATCGGCCGTGCGGGTCGTGCACTCGACGAATCCTATGCGGTTGTTCTCTCTGGCCCAGATGATGACGACATTGCGGAGTATTTCATCGAGAAAGCGTTCCCGAACCCCACTCACTTCGAGAACATCCTCGAAACGATCACAGAGAGCGACGAACCGTTGTACAAGTACGAGATTCTCCGTGATGTAGACGTCTCGTGGGGAACGACCACTTCCTGTCTGAACATTCTCGAGGTCGAAGGTGCGATAGAGAAGGTTGAAGACGGGTTCGTCCGGACAGCAGATGATTGGTCGTATGACCACGAGCGTGTGGAGTCAGTGACAAGGAATCGTTGGAAGGAACTGGAGCGGATGCAACAGTTCGTCACTACCGATAGCTGTCTCACGAAATTCATCGACGACGAACTCGACGGGAACCTCGACAAGCCCTGTGGTCGCTGTGCGAACTGTATGGGAGACTTTCTCCCCTCTTCCGTGTCTACCCAGGCGCTCGTCGAGGAAGCGAAGGGATACTACCGGAGTGATGGGTGGCAGCAGATTCCCCCACGGAAGTATATGCATCACCGGTCTGGCGGCCGAAGCAAGATTCCAGCCAATCAGCTGCTCGAACCCGGCAGGTCGCTCTCGGTGTACAAGGACCCTGGGTGGGGGACGAAGGTGTATGCAGACAAGCGCGATGGTAGTCGGTACCGGAAAGAACTCGTGGAGGCTTCAGTGGAGTTCATCGAAGAGTGGGAGCCCGAACCTGAGCCACGTTGGGTCACCGCTGTTCCTTCAATTCGTCAGCCTGGACTGGTCGTCGAGTTCGCCAAGCGTCTCGCTGCGAGCCTCGGACTCCCGTTCGTCGAGACAATGAACTGTACCGGTAATCCGGCTCCCCAAGCAGAGTTGGCTAACTCTTATCAACAGTGCTGGAACGTCTCTGGAGCATACGAGACAACAGGTTCAATCCGAAACACACCGTTGCTCCTTGTCGACGATATCGTCGGCTCCCGCTGGACACTGACGGAAGTCGGGACCGCTTTGCGGAAGGCAGGGAGTGGCAATGTTGTGCCGTTCACACTCGCGGAGAGACGGGCGTGGTGA
- a CDS encoding AAA family ATPase, translated as MERDGRPESSESTGSGRTQEDSLEDSPEPDTSIAGSASEGSSTSQTTFGANQESDTEGDGSLNGTEDGGISIRERLQTESSGGVFANKDLVRSDTIIDEDRIVGRDDQLGRVVDNLKPVLHDEGIPDMLLSGPSGTGKSLIIHAVCKQIVELCESQGKTFGVLSINCEGPKTADRAVYRLVKCAADDLGVDPGVPQTGVSTDQKLERLYELMREYYDGVIFILDEIDMLEGPYQEAEYNSLIYQLSRARGLADFDGPISLTAITNYADFMKDLNSRAQSSYNPDDIFFDDYDATQLRSILMHRRDAFKPGSLADDVIPLVAAFGSQTHGDARKAIDLLRWAGELAERRGSDTVTEPDVREAQEKYTENRKLRHISGISTQKKLSIYAVAATAYYTKGSPEWIPAGPAFKAYQFIADALDADRYSRETFVNHVTEQSTYGVLDFERRGKGRGRGVHMYFSLSESPETIMSTIREDSRFTDLAKEEAPIRAVVREQMKRFHSDS; from the coding sequence ATGGAGCGAGACGGTCGCCCTGAGAGCTCGGAATCCACTGGGAGTGGACGAACCCAGGAAGACTCTTTAGAGGACTCACCAGAACCGGACACCTCGATAGCCGGTTCAGCGTCTGAGGGCTCTTCGACGTCACAAACGACGTTCGGAGCGAACCAGGAGTCCGATACTGAGGGGGACGGTTCTCTCAACGGCACCGAGGATGGTGGAATCTCGATTCGAGAACGACTGCAGACGGAGTCATCGGGTGGTGTCTTCGCGAACAAGGACCTCGTCCGCTCGGATACAATCATCGACGAGGACCGGATCGTCGGCCGTGACGACCAACTGGGCCGGGTCGTCGACAATCTCAAACCAGTTCTTCACGACGAAGGGATTCCGGATATGCTGTTGAGCGGTCCGTCGGGAACGGGTAAGTCGCTCATCATCCACGCGGTGTGTAAGCAGATCGTCGAACTGTGTGAGTCGCAAGGAAAGACGTTCGGCGTCCTCTCGATCAACTGCGAGGGACCGAAGACAGCCGATCGTGCGGTCTATCGGCTGGTCAAGTGCGCTGCCGACGACCTGGGAGTCGACCCGGGAGTCCCACAGACGGGCGTTTCGACTGACCAGAAGCTCGAACGACTCTACGAACTCATGCGCGAGTATTACGATGGGGTCATCTTCATCCTCGACGAGATCGACATGCTCGAGGGCCCGTACCAGGAGGCCGAATACAATTCGTTGATCTATCAACTCTCTCGAGCTCGGGGGCTGGCTGACTTCGACGGCCCAATTTCGCTCACGGCGATCACCAACTATGCCGACTTCATGAAGGACCTCAATAGTCGAGCACAGAGCTCCTACAACCCCGATGATATCTTCTTCGACGACTACGACGCGACGCAACTCCGCAGTATCCTTATGCATCGCCGGGACGCGTTCAAACCCGGCTCGCTCGCTGATGACGTCATCCCGCTCGTTGCCGCATTCGGCAGTCAGACGCACGGTGATGCGCGGAAGGCGATCGACCTTCTCAGATGGGCCGGTGAGCTCGCCGAGCGCCGCGGATCGGATACGGTCACCGAGCCTGACGTCCGCGAAGCGCAAGAGAAGTACACCGAGAACCGAAAACTCCGTCACATCAGTGGCATCTCGACACAGAAGAAACTCTCAATCTATGCAGTCGCTGCCACCGCGTACTACACGAAGGGGAGCCCCGAGTGGATCCCTGCCGGACCCGCGTTCAAAGCGTATCAGTTCATCGCTGATGCGTTGGACGCTGACCGGTACAGCCGTGAGACCTTCGTCAATCACGTCACCGAACAGAGCACATACGGTGTCCTCGACTTCGAACGCCGGGGGAAGGGTCGCGGACGGGGCGTCCACATGTACTTCTCACTCTCGGAGTCCCCGGAGACGATCATGAGCACGATCCGGGAAGACTCTCGATTCACCGACTTGGCGAAGGAGGAGGCGCCAATCCGGGCCGTTGTCAGAGAGCAGATGAAGCGGTTCCACAGCGATAGCTAA
- a CDS encoding radical SAM protein has translation MSTRPDTIPNYKRLPDTEFAARVDDLWHRYADCDLCAYDCGVDRTAGETGACRVDDTAYVSSYFAHHGEEDVLRGHEGSGTIFLAHCNMKCVFCQNFETSHEARGEPTTPDEIAAMALELQSRGCHNINFVSPTHHSPHLVEAVRIARDQGLDLPIVWNCGGYERAEILEVLDGIVDIYMPDVKWSDDAAAAKYSKAPGYWSNIKGSLREMHRQVGDLEIDDNGLATGGLLVRHLVMPGHVENAQGVLSFIAEEISTNTVVNVMAQYRPYYKATTEERYEQINRPITPEEYQAVLDHARDVGLERIEYDPNMADEKHGWLPWR, from the coding sequence ATGAGCACCCGTCCGGACACGATTCCGAACTACAAGCGACTACCGGACACTGAGTTCGCCGCCCGCGTCGACGACCTGTGGCATCGGTACGCCGATTGTGACCTGTGTGCGTACGACTGTGGCGTCGACCGCACGGCCGGCGAGACCGGCGCCTGCCGCGTCGACGATACCGCGTACGTCTCGTCGTACTTTGCCCATCACGGCGAGGAGGACGTCCTGCGGGGCCACGAGGGCAGCGGGACGATTTTCCTCGCACATTGCAACATGAAGTGCGTCTTCTGCCAGAACTTCGAGACCAGTCACGAAGCTCGTGGAGAGCCCACTACACCCGACGAGATTGCGGCGATGGCACTCGAACTTCAATCTCGAGGATGTCACAACATCAACTTCGTCTCCCCGACGCACCACTCCCCACATCTTGTCGAGGCCGTTCGAATCGCACGTGACCAGGGCCTCGACCTCCCCATCGTCTGGAATTGCGGGGGGTACGAACGCGCCGAGATCCTCGAAGTCCTCGACGGAATCGTCGACATCTACATGCCGGACGTGAAGTGGAGTGATGACGCTGCTGCCGCCAAGTACTCCAAAGCTCCAGGGTACTGGTCGAACATCAAGGGGTCGCTCCGAGAGATGCACCGACAGGTCGGCGACCTCGAGATCGACGACAACGGTCTCGCCACTGGCGGCCTTCTCGTTCGTCATCTCGTCATGCCGGGTCACGTCGAAAACGCACAGGGTGTCCTCTCGTTCATCGCCGAGGAAATCAGCACCAATACGGTGGTGAACGTGATGGCCCAGTACCGTCCGTACTACAAAGCGACAACCGAGGAACGGTACGAACAGATCAACCGCCCGATCACCCCCGAAGAGTATCAGGCGGTCCTTGACCACGCTCGTGATGTCGGTCTCGAGCGCATCGAATACGACCCAAACATGGCTGACGAGAAGCACGGGTGGCTCCCGTGGCGCTGA
- a CDS encoding VirB4 family type IV secretion system protein, which translates to MPNRACVDGRVGRDETDNPVDIDVVSTPSTRPLRSPAHVQRGLVAPSALECLPHAVRSGAAWTQTQWIWEFPDLPIDGLFERLYAAPETRRTDISLHIEPRETQATLDGLENQIETFEADFEFLASRRRAGARGIKKDLDDHRELYDVLRNTPTTAFDVSMYLTSRYDTEREVDGTDVRTVARQSPANLSPVTPRWAQLDALVSASPVGVDRLAEQFETTTPMLAGALGATVPFVSGTFAEAGIEYGTYARNESPLICDRFNRETGSCLMVIGKLGAGKSFSTKLHLLRRAMYDEETLIVMLDPLDGFRELNDVLGGERVTVGGTRAFNPLEMTATPRAVFESVPDMDPWAEQLSWVMSFFETFFETVAGNPLGERTQTLRRAVQDAYERQGITKELSTHTRASPTVRDVLAVLEDMIATPASFGYRTEAEQARVQSQAESLLIDLRPSFRRGGDLAHLSRPTEFAFDSNVLYLDLQQGEGTRGQHRTSLMMQVLFKAVYERAKRTDKRVVFVIDEAHYLLGDSTSLEFLETAVRHSRHHDLSLQFLTQTGGEFALTPQARTIANLCSMTLVHRVDEEAGKLAEWFGLSEREVEWVRTANAGNSDDGYAEALLGIDEEGWFPLRVRPSPFEERVLTEGFPDESG; encoded by the coding sequence ATGCCGAACAGAGCGTGCGTCGACGGACGTGTTGGTCGCGACGAGACCGACAACCCTGTCGACATCGACGTCGTCTCCACGCCGAGTACCCGACCGCTTCGCTCACCAGCTCACGTTCAGCGTGGACTCGTCGCTCCATCGGCGTTGGAGTGTCTGCCACATGCTGTTCGTTCAGGCGCAGCGTGGACACAGACGCAGTGGATCTGGGAGTTTCCGGATTTGCCTATCGACGGGTTGTTCGAGCGCCTCTATGCCGCGCCCGAGACACGGCGAACCGACATCTCGCTACACATCGAGCCGAGAGAGACACAGGCGACGCTGGATGGTCTCGAGAATCAGATCGAGACGTTCGAGGCGGATTTCGAGTTTCTCGCCTCGCGACGCCGAGCTGGTGCTCGTGGCATCAAGAAGGACCTCGACGACCACCGCGAACTGTACGACGTCCTTCGGAACACGCCGACGACGGCGTTCGATGTCTCGATGTACTTGACGTCGCGGTACGACACGGAACGAGAGGTCGACGGCACGGACGTCCGAACGGTGGCGCGACAGTCACCGGCGAACCTCTCGCCCGTGACGCCGCGGTGGGCACAACTCGATGCACTCGTCTCTGCGAGCCCGGTCGGGGTCGACCGTCTGGCCGAGCAGTTCGAAACGACGACGCCGATGCTTGCGGGTGCACTCGGTGCGACCGTCCCGTTCGTTTCGGGGACGTTCGCTGAAGCGGGTATTGAGTACGGAACGTATGCGCGAAACGAGAGCCCGCTCATCTGTGACCGATTCAATCGAGAGACCGGTTCCTGTCTGATGGTGATCGGGAAACTCGGTGCGGGCAAATCGTTTTCGACGAAGTTGCACCTGCTCAGGCGAGCGATGTACGACGAGGAGACACTCATCGTCATGCTCGACCCGCTCGATGGATTCCGCGAGCTGAATGACGTGCTCGGGGGCGAGCGTGTGACCGTCGGAGGCACGCGTGCGTTCAACCCCCTGGAGATGACGGCGACGCCACGCGCCGTCTTCGAGTCAGTTCCCGATATGGACCCCTGGGCCGAGCAACTCTCGTGGGTGATGAGTTTCTTCGAGACGTTCTTCGAGACCGTTGCGGGGAATCCGTTGGGTGAGCGGACACAGACGCTTCGGCGCGCCGTTCAGGACGCGTACGAACGGCAGGGCATCACGAAAGAGCTCTCGACGCACACGCGAGCCTCGCCGACCGTTCGTGACGTCCTCGCTGTCTTGGAAGACATGATTGCAACGCCGGCGTCGTTCGGGTATCGAACCGAAGCGGAGCAAGCACGGGTGCAGTCACAGGCGGAGTCGTTACTGATCGACCTCCGGCCGTCGTTTCGTCGTGGTGGTGACCTCGCGCACCTATCTCGCCCGACCGAGTTCGCGTTCGACTCCAATGTGCTGTATCTCGACTTACAGCAGGGCGAAGGAACACGTGGGCAGCATCGGACGAGTCTCATGATGCAAGTGCTGTTCAAAGCAGTCTACGAGCGCGCGAAACGCACAGACAAGCGGGTCGTCTTCGTGATCGACGAAGCGCACTATCTGCTGGGTGATTCGACCTCTCTCGAGTTTCTGGAGACTGCGGTGAGACACAGTCGCCATCACGACCTCTCACTGCAGTTTCTCACACAGACTGGTGGGGAGTTCGCGCTCACCCCCCAGGCACGAACGATTGCGAATCTCTGTTCGATGACGCTGGTTCATCGCGTCGATGAGGAGGCTGGGAAGTTGGCGGAGTGGTTTGGCTTATCGGAGCGTGAGGTGGAGTGGGTCCGGACGGCGAACGCTGGGAATAGCGATGATGGCTACGCGGAGGCGTTACTCGGTATCGACGAGGAGGGGTGGTTCCCGCTTCGTGTTCGGCCGAGTCCGTTCGAAGAACGGGTGCTGACGGAGGGCTTTCCCGACGAGTCGGGTTGA
- a CDS encoding polysaccharide deacetylase family protein, producing the protein MVMSDTEATVALGFDFDAVSIWLHSFDFLESPTKHSRGMYGAEVGTPRLLDLLDRLETPATWFIPGHTIDSFPEVCGEVHDRGYEIQHHGWKHTNPANFETREDEKADVERAIESIRDLTGQKPSGYRSPYWDYSKHTLGIIQELGFEWDSSLMGHDFQPYYVREGWSADPDEPYDPGEETDILEIPVSWHRDDWPPFQFILGADSQGGAPDELQVFEMWERQFDWMYDNVDNGVFALTMHPQVIGQPPRTLYLEELIRHMESKPDVEFKTFDEIAAERT; encoded by the coding sequence ATGGTCATGTCAGACACAGAAGCGACCGTCGCACTCGGTTTCGATTTCGACGCAGTGTCGATATGGTTGCACAGTTTTGACTTCCTCGAGAGTCCAACAAAACACTCCCGTGGGATGTACGGTGCTGAGGTCGGTACACCACGTCTGTTAGACCTCCTCGATCGACTGGAAACCCCGGCGACCTGGTTTATTCCAGGTCATACGATCGATAGCTTCCCTGAGGTCTGCGGAGAAGTTCACGACAGAGGCTATGAGATACAGCACCACGGGTGGAAGCATACGAATCCAGCCAACTTCGAGACGCGTGAAGACGAGAAAGCGGACGTCGAACGCGCGATTGAATCCATCCGTGATCTCACGGGGCAGAAACCGTCAGGGTACCGGTCGCCGTACTGGGACTACTCGAAACACACGCTGGGAATCATCCAAGAACTCGGATTCGAGTGGGACTCCAGTCTGATGGGACACGATTTCCAGCCGTACTACGTGCGAGAAGGCTGGAGTGCTGACCCGGACGAGCCGTATGACCCAGGAGAAGAGACAGACATCCTCGAAATACCCGTCTCGTGGCATCGAGACGACTGGCCGCCGTTCCAGTTCATTCTCGGTGCGGACTCACAGGGCGGTGCCCCCGATGAACTCCAGGTGTTTGAGATGTGGGAGCGCCAATTCGATTGGATGTACGATAACGTCGATAACGGCGTCTTCGCACTTACGATGCATCCACAGGTGATTGGACAGCCGCCCCGGACGCTCTACCTGGAGGAACTCATTCGGCACATGGAGTCGAAACCAGACGTAGAGTTCAAAACGTTCGACGAGATCGCCGCCGAACGAACATAG
- a CDS encoding C45 family autoproteolytic acyltransferase/hydolase — translation MSQAKATLRGVELTGTPEERGVTHGTEFADEIQKNLEIYLDVFEYKGTDEETVYEQAEEFIPLIENENREYYDEMKGVAEGSGLSLEDITILNARYEVMYSAFKQAADEVNEASPDACTAFAAQQEITEDGHTYLGQNWDWMPGLETFVMDIRRDDKPNMVAMTEAGIVGGKIGVNEHGLGMTLNGLVTAKDGEHPFRKPFHVRFREVLDAERMDSAIAPLITKDRACSGNVIVAHAEGEMVNIEIAPETANYLYPQEHLITHANHVEDRSSMNSEFEKLIPDTLCRAPRLRRLLSRHSGEIGTEVIKDALRDHFGRPNSICRHPNEDDPELDRLQTNGSYIMDLTDRRLLGTAGPPCESEYRSFSAA, via the coding sequence ATGTCCCAAGCCAAGGCTACCCTTCGAGGAGTAGAACTGACGGGAACGCCAGAAGAACGAGGTGTCACACACGGAACCGAGTTCGCGGACGAGATACAGAAGAATCTCGAGATCTACCTGGACGTCTTCGAGTACAAAGGAACAGACGAGGAAACGGTGTACGAGCAGGCAGAAGAGTTCATACCACTCATTGAGAACGAGAATCGAGAGTACTACGACGAGATGAAGGGTGTTGCGGAGGGAAGTGGACTCTCTTTGGAAGACATCACGATTCTCAATGCGCGGTACGAGGTGATGTACAGTGCGTTCAAACAGGCGGCGGACGAAGTCAACGAGGCTAGCCCAGACGCCTGCACAGCGTTCGCTGCACAACAAGAAATCACGGAGGACGGACACACGTATCTCGGACAGAACTGGGACTGGATGCCTGGACTGGAAACCTTCGTCATGGACATCCGTCGCGACGACAAGCCGAACATGGTCGCAATGACCGAAGCGGGAATTGTCGGCGGCAAAATCGGTGTCAACGAACACGGACTTGGGATGACGCTCAACGGTCTCGTCACTGCGAAAGACGGGGAACACCCGTTCCGAAAACCGTTCCACGTCCGATTCCGAGAGGTTCTGGACGCCGAACGAATGGACAGCGCTATCGCACCACTAATCACGAAGGACAGGGCGTGTTCCGGGAACGTCATCGTTGCTCACGCAGAGGGCGAAATGGTCAATATCGAGATCGCTCCGGAAACAGCGAACTACCTGTACCCCCAGGAGCATCTGATAACACACGCGAACCACGTTGAGGATCGGAGTTCGATGAATAGTGAGTTCGAAAAACTCATCCCCGACACACTCTGTCGGGCACCCCGTCTCAGACGGCTTCTCTCGCGACACTCGGGTGAGATTGGCACCGAAGTGATCAAAGACGCACTCCGAGACCACTTTGGACGGCCAAACAGCATCTGTCGACATCCGAACGAAGACGATCCGGAACTCGATCGGCTACAGACGAACGGCAGCTACATCATGGATCTGACCGATAGACGACTCCTCGGCACTGCTGGCCCGCCTTGCGAGAGTGAGTACAGGTCATTTAGCGCCGCGTAG
- a CDS encoding type II toxin-antitoxin system VapC family toxin, whose amino-acid sequence MIQDTSFIIDVLNGDPDARDVLELIERENRPEKIASITSLELYEGVQRSRKPEREKQTVLSVLDSKHVIPADHSIMKQAGELSGRLITDGERIDREDCIIAATAIQENEPVLTRNASHFDRIPNLDVETY is encoded by the coding sequence ATGATTCAGGACACGAGTTTCATCATCGACGTCCTCAACGGTGACCCCGATGCACGGGACGTCCTCGAGCTCATAGAACGCGAGAACCGTCCGGAGAAGATCGCGTCGATCACATCGCTCGAACTGTACGAAGGTGTCCAACGGTCACGAAAACCAGAGCGCGAGAAGCAGACGGTGCTGAGCGTACTCGACTCGAAACACGTGATTCCCGCCGACCACAGCATCATGAAGCAAGCCGGGGAACTGAGTGGTCGGCTCATCACCGACGGAGAGCGAATCGACCGTGAGGACTGTATCATTGCAGCGACGGCGATTCAAGAGAACGAACCGGTCCTCACGCGAAACGCCTCGCACTTCGACCGAATTCCAAATCTCGACGTCGAGACGTACTGA